One window from the genome of Streptomyces cadmiisoli encodes:
- a CDS encoding GNAT family N-acetyltransferase: protein MTSEQRPAAALTVGGRDEALEDRLEAELTAFNAAATRTERPEDISVRVTDTTGDLVGGLTGWIWGTLAGVELLWVRADQRHAGWGSRLMTAAEDEAVRRGCTDLIVSSYTFQAPDFYVGLGFRETGRVPGVPGGHEDVYLHKTIGS, encoded by the coding sequence GTGACCAGCGAACAGCGCCCCGCCGCCGCGCTGACGGTCGGCGGCAGGGACGAGGCCCTCGAGGACCGGCTCGAAGCGGAACTCACCGCCTTCAACGCCGCGGCGACCCGCACCGAGCGCCCCGAGGACATCTCCGTGCGCGTCACCGACACCACCGGTGACCTGGTCGGCGGACTGACCGGATGGATCTGGGGCACCCTCGCCGGCGTCGAACTGCTGTGGGTGCGTGCGGACCAGCGGCACGCCGGCTGGGGGAGCAGGCTGATGACGGCCGCCGAGGACGAGGCCGTGCGCCGCGGCTGCACGGACCTGATCGTCTCCTCGTACACCTTCCAGGCCCCGGACTTCTACGTCGGGCTCGGCTTCCGCGAGACCGGGCGGGTCCCCGGCGTCCCCGGCGGACACGAGGACGTCTACCTGCACAAGACCATCGGATCCTGA
- a CDS encoding chorismate mutase: MTTSNTASGDVDPAVGEELARLRDSIDNIDAAVVHMLAERFKATQQVGHLKAEHRLPPADPAREARQIARLRSLAESAKLDPAFAEKFLNFIIAEVIRHHESIAEDTGNSTPPAADRPPLDGTRE; this comes from the coding sequence ATGACCACCAGCAACACCGCCAGCGGTGACGTCGACCCGGCCGTGGGCGAGGAGCTCGCCCGGCTGCGCGACAGCATCGACAACATCGACGCCGCCGTCGTCCACATGCTCGCCGAGCGCTTCAAGGCCACCCAGCAGGTCGGACACCTCAAGGCCGAGCACCGGCTGCCGCCCGCCGACCCGGCCCGCGAGGCACGGCAGATCGCCCGGCTGCGCTCTCTCGCCGAGAGCGCCAAACTCGACCCCGCTTTCGCCGAGAAGTTCCTCAACTTCATCATCGCCGAGGTCATCCGGCACCACGAGAGCATCGCCGAGGACACCGGGAACAGCACACCGCCCGCGGCCGATCGACCTCCACTGGACGGCACGCGGGAGTGA
- a CDS encoding response regulator: protein MPPDAKILIVDDHEDTLYALESALAPLGYRLGRATGGDEALKHVLRGQVGLLLLDVHMPGVGGLEVVRYLRRLEQTQHIPVVLLTGFGPDHELTSAAFALGVADLVLKPVDPWALRTKVRYLYDAHQRHLALEREVRELRALIGSRPEPPRDRTAPNRPGGSAAPDPPRPGARVPGQREAPAATPAQDAT from the coding sequence ATGCCGCCGGACGCCAAGATCCTCATCGTCGACGACCACGAGGACACCCTCTACGCCCTGGAGAGCGCGCTGGCCCCGCTCGGATACCGGCTGGGCCGCGCCACCGGCGGCGACGAGGCCCTCAAACACGTGCTCCGCGGCCAGGTCGGCCTCCTGCTGCTCGATGTGCACATGCCCGGCGTCGGCGGTCTGGAGGTGGTGCGCTATCTGCGCCGCCTGGAGCAGACCCAGCACATCCCGGTCGTCCTGCTCACCGGCTTCGGCCCCGACCACGAACTGACCTCCGCCGCCTTCGCGCTCGGCGTCGCCGACCTCGTCCTCAAACCCGTCGACCCCTGGGCGCTGCGCACCAAGGTCCGCTACCTCTACGACGCCCACCAGCGCCATCTGGCGCTGGAGCGGGAGGTGCGCGAACTGCGCGCCCTGATCGGGTCCCGCCCGGAGCCGCCCCGCGACCGCACGGCCCCGAACCGGCCCGGCGGCAGCGCGGCCCCGGACCCGCCCCGTCCCGGCGCCCGGGTCCCCGGCCAGCGCGAGGCCCCCGCCGCCACGCCCGCGCAGGACGCGACGTAG